TTGCGAAGACATTCATCAAACGATTTTAGCCGTTGATGGCGTAAAAGAGATTCACGAATTTCATTTATGGAGTGTGACGGAAAAAGAATATAGCCTATCTTTCCACGTATTATTGAATTGTTATGATAATATCAATGATTATGAAATCATTAAACAAATTAGCGATACGTTAAAAACCAAACACAATATTGAGCACGTTACTATTCAAATTGAAAATCCAGCAATTAACGATCATCACGAACAGCATTAACCCATAAAAAACGTTGCTGAAAGGCAACGTTTTTTCTTCTCATTTTTGCTTATCTTTTTCTAGCAAGCGAACCGATAAACGAGCTACGCTACACAAGCGGTCAGTTTCATCAAAAATTTCAACATTCCACACTTGACTGTCTCTGCCCAAATGCAACGGCGTGGCTTTGCCTGTTGCTTTGCCTTGTTTCACCGCTTTTAAGTGGCTGATATTCAGTTCCGTTCCCACGGGAATTTGATTGTCTTCGGCAGACAACAACGCCGCCGCTGAACCGAGGGTTTCGGCAAGGGTGGCACTAATTCCGCCGTGCAACAAGCCAAATGGTTGAGTCGTGCGATGATCGACTGGCACCG
The nucleotide sequence above comes from Pasteurellaceae bacterium Orientalotternb1. Encoded proteins:
- a CDS encoding esterase, with the translated sequence MIWKKSLSLSQLNQLCQHSAVSHLGIEFTARGDDFLAATVPVDHRTTQPFGLLHGGISATLAETLGSAAALLSAEDNQIPVGTELNISHLKAVKQGKATGKATPLHLGRDSQVWNVEIFDETDRLCSVARLSVRLLEKDKQK